One genomic region from Stackebrandtia nassauensis DSM 44728 encodes:
- a CDS encoding helix-turn-helix domain-containing protein → MSFKVYTHVLNTTVGNATAKLILLGLAEHAHDDGDAAFPGVDLLARYGECSERTVQRHLEYLRKHGYIRYGDQRFVAHVRGDRRPTVYEVAISEEIRTQWAMGYTKRPQADTKSRGDKPRGDTVLSPRRSRKKSQVKRGDNLSPRERGDSGVANGVTQLCHPNPPKNPPPPPTPFTTAPGVEPTAEAAEEDPTNEARDFVASLPGGLAHRQIAELSTQVAKHLTAGWPIEALRKELTTDIAGVRSHFGVYTHRLRHLPDAPRTHGSGSPTQQTPVEGQHAFVVAADDDWCARCHRPASNAVHRVQDTETTTPHTSQPASPVQRSDAALAA, encoded by the coding sequence ATGAGTTTCAAGGTCTACACGCACGTACTGAACACCACAGTGGGCAACGCGACGGCGAAGCTGATCCTGCTTGGTCTGGCCGAACACGCCCACGACGATGGGGACGCGGCATTCCCCGGTGTGGATCTCCTCGCCCGGTACGGCGAGTGCTCCGAACGCACCGTCCAACGCCATCTGGAGTACCTCCGCAAGCACGGGTACATCCGGTACGGCGATCAACGCTTTGTCGCCCACGTGCGAGGTGATCGACGGCCCACGGTGTATGAGGTCGCCATCAGCGAGGAAATCCGGACACAGTGGGCAATGGGTTACACGAAACGTCCCCAAGCCGATACGAAATCTCGGGGCGACAAACCACGGGGTGACACAGTTCTGTCGCCCCGCAGGAGCCGCAAGAAATCTCAGGTCAAACGCGGTGACAATTTGTCACCCCGTGAACGGGGTGACAGTGGTGTCGCGAACGGGGTGACACAGCTGTGTCACCCTAACCCTCCTAAGAACCCTCCTCCTCCCCCTACCCCCTTCACAACCGCACCCGGTGTTGAACCGACGGCGGAGGCGGCGGAGGAGGATCCGACAAACGAGGCGCGCGACTTCGTCGCGTCACTACCGGGCGGGCTCGCCCACCGCCAAATCGCTGAACTGTCAACACAGGTCGCGAAACACCTCACCGCCGGATGGCCGATCGAGGCCCTGCGCAAAGAACTCACCACCGACATCGCAGGCGTCCGCTCGCACTTCGGCGTCTACACACACCGACTGCGCCACCTACCCGATGCGCCGCGGACTCACGGTTCGGGATCACCAACGCAGCAGACACCGGTCGAAGGCCAGCACGCCTTCGTCGTCGCGGCCGACGACGACTGGTGCGCCCGGTGCCACCGACCCGCCAGCAACGCCGTACATCGCGTTCAGGACACCGAAACCACAACACCTCACACCAGTCAGCCCGCGTCGCCGGTTCAGCGCTCTGACGCGGCCCTGGCGGCCTAA
- a CDS encoding winged helix-turn-helix transcriptional regulator, with protein MDNVKHPPGRSYGQFCGLARALDTVGDRWNLLIVRDLLVGPMRFNELVAALHGIATNLLSQRLRTLETAGIVERRLGDAGVLYALTPWGAGLREPIEALARWGTPLMMTGRDDDAFEPRWLGVALPGLLRGVTATPALEIGFEVDGVLTVVHIDEDGPRAEARPDRRPDTVFTAAAEIIIGLAAGGITVDQALAAGHLEGDPRVLRRAMPPLRRTRGR; from the coding sequence ATGGATAATGTCAAGCACCCGCCGGGTCGTTCATACGGACAGTTCTGTGGTCTGGCGCGAGCCCTGGACACCGTGGGCGACCGCTGGAACCTTCTGATCGTGCGTGACCTGCTCGTCGGCCCGATGCGCTTCAACGAACTCGTCGCAGCGCTGCACGGGATCGCCACCAACCTGTTGTCACAGCGACTGCGGACGCTGGAGACCGCGGGAATCGTCGAGCGACGGCTGGGAGACGCGGGAGTGCTCTACGCACTGACGCCGTGGGGGGCGGGGCTTCGCGAGCCGATCGAGGCGCTCGCCCGATGGGGCACCCCGCTGATGATGACCGGGCGGGACGACGACGCGTTCGAACCACGCTGGCTGGGAGTGGCCCTGCCGGGGCTGCTTCGCGGCGTGACCGCTACCCCGGCGCTCGAAATCGGTTTTGAGGTCGACGGCGTCCTCACCGTCGTGCACATCGATGAGGACGGCCCGCGGGCGGAGGCCCGGCCCGATCGCCGTCCGGACACGGTGTTCACGGCCGCGGCGGAGATCATCATCGGGCTCGCGGCTGGTGGGATCACCGTTGACCAGGCGCTCGCCGCAGGACACCTCGAGGGTGACCCCCGAGTGCTTCGCAGAGCCATGCCGCCGCTCAGGAGGACTCGCGGACGATGA
- the tcmP gene encoding three-Cys-motif partner protein TcmP, with translation MLDPIRAAVWRREWQMERLWGWWTQHKLEILGEYLQAFATATKNKSKSRIYFDLFAGVPKNRAKLTNEEIVGSAQRALTTDPPFTHVALFELAPKAQLLRNALAQQFPRHTGVRVYDGDCNVQIDRALGDFAHVRWAPAFAFVDQHDNEIRWETLTKLARFRRTMRRVPTKTELWILLGTSFNVRTLLRKDGRANGEYADSLTRMFGDDSWRPIVEARRDELISATMFRAEWVNLMRWRLERVLGYGITYAFTMKETGGKDLYDMVFASDHQAGQKIMAHLYGKAAARHEQMRQHALRIRRDQSLQKKDGTVGLFALTTDMVVVDVPNKELYVHDQPHEPRDLTYYRSHGDQLV, from the coding sequence GTGCTGGATCCGATTCGCGCGGCGGTATGGCGACGGGAGTGGCAGATGGAACGTTTGTGGGGTTGGTGGACGCAGCACAAGCTTGAGATTCTTGGTGAGTACCTTCAGGCGTTCGCCACGGCCACCAAGAACAAATCCAAGTCGCGTATCTACTTTGACCTGTTCGCCGGGGTACCGAAGAACCGGGCGAAGCTCACCAACGAGGAGATTGTCGGTTCGGCACAGCGGGCTTTGACCACGGATCCGCCGTTCACTCATGTGGCGCTGTTTGAACTGGCACCGAAGGCTCAACTGCTTCGCAATGCATTGGCGCAACAGTTCCCGCGGCACACTGGGGTCCGAGTCTATGACGGCGACTGCAACGTCCAGATTGACCGCGCGTTGGGCGATTTTGCTCACGTGCGGTGGGCGCCGGCGTTCGCATTCGTTGACCAGCATGACAACGAGATTCGATGGGAGACGCTGACCAAACTCGCGCGCTTCCGGCGCACCATGCGTCGAGTGCCCACCAAGACCGAGCTGTGGATCCTGCTGGGTACTAGTTTCAATGTCCGAACTCTGCTCAGGAAAGACGGTCGCGCGAACGGTGAGTATGCGGATTCGTTGACGCGAATGTTCGGCGATGACTCGTGGCGCCCGATCGTCGAAGCTCGACGCGATGAGTTGATTTCAGCAACGATGTTTCGCGCGGAATGGGTCAATTTGATGCGGTGGCGGTTGGAGCGCGTCCTCGGATATGGCATTACCTATGCGTTCACCATGAAGGAGACTGGCGGCAAGGACCTGTACGACATGGTCTTCGCGTCCGACCACCAAGCTGGGCAAAAAATCATGGCGCACTTGTATGGAAAGGCAGCGGCCCGGCATGAGCAAATGAGGCAGCATGCGCTTCGCATCCGGCGGGACCAGAGCCTTCAGAAAAAGGACGGCACCGTGGGATTGTTCGCTCTCACCACCGACATGGTGGTCGTGGACGTACCCAACAAGGAGTTGTACGTCCACGACCAACCACATGAGCCACGCGATTTGACGTACTACCGATCACACGGTGACCAGCTCGTCTGA
- a CDS encoding alpha/beta hydrolase codes for MKRKLVLISALTAVLAAAVVYSANAGATTSEVNWKPCGDKPGAECGTLEVPRDWDDPDSKTVTLNLSRRVATDPDKRVGVLFYNPGGPGQGAADLVRDYAEQKFSPRLRERFDIVGIDPRGVAGSQAVKCDKPVNDPKVSLFPDNEDEYRKLLAHNKEVADSCDDLIADVGTDNVAQDFDAVRSALGEDSITYFGQSYGSMLGTAYAQRFPQRVRAMSLDGVVDHGMPSEQMVSEASSAVEESFESFADWCAKNEKCALHGRDVGEVWDATVAKAEAEPIPVPGKRALTAEELRFAAYAMLNMVPEFGSELGKAIAAAEKGDGTAFAAIRAEAENPATSAAYRSILCMDIDPGVDGYDELRDRLADARKRSPHMGGTSEFWNMTAGCLNWPVPPSNPQGPIDIDGVPPTLLVGNTGDPATPVEWAESLSQGIEDSRVLTYDGTGHTAYLRSKCVTERVDDYLVDAKLPKPGEVCRE; via the coding sequence GTGAAACGCAAACTCGTACTGATCAGTGCCCTGACAGCGGTTCTGGCCGCGGCGGTGGTGTACTCCGCCAACGCTGGCGCGACCACATCAGAGGTGAACTGGAAACCCTGTGGCGACAAGCCGGGCGCCGAATGCGGCACCCTGGAGGTGCCGCGCGACTGGGACGATCCGGATTCGAAGACCGTCACCCTCAACCTCTCCCGACGTGTGGCCACCGACCCCGACAAGCGGGTCGGTGTGCTGTTCTACAACCCCGGCGGTCCCGGCCAGGGTGCCGCCGACCTGGTTCGCGACTACGCGGAGCAGAAGTTCTCGCCACGCTTGCGGGAACGGTTCGACATCGTCGGCATCGACCCGCGCGGGGTCGCGGGCAGCCAGGCCGTCAAGTGCGACAAGCCGGTGAACGACCCGAAGGTCAGCCTGTTTCCCGACAATGAGGACGAATACCGGAAACTGTTGGCGCACAACAAGGAGGTGGCCGACAGTTGCGACGACCTGATCGCCGACGTCGGCACCGACAACGTGGCGCAGGACTTCGACGCGGTGCGCTCGGCCCTCGGCGAGGACTCCATCACCTACTTCGGACAGTCCTACGGCAGCATGCTGGGAACCGCTTACGCGCAACGGTTTCCGCAGCGGGTGCGGGCCATGAGCCTGGACGGCGTCGTGGACCACGGCATGCCCTCGGAACAGATGGTGAGCGAGGCGTCCAGCGCGGTCGAGGAGTCGTTCGAGAGCTTCGCCGACTGGTGCGCGAAGAACGAGAAGTGCGCGCTGCACGGCCGCGACGTCGGCGAGGTGTGGGACGCGACGGTCGCGAAGGCCGAGGCGGAGCCGATCCCGGTGCCCGGCAAGCGGGCGTTGACCGCCGAGGAGCTGCGGTTCGCCGCCTACGCGATGCTGAACATGGTGCCGGAGTTCGGTTCCGAGCTCGGCAAGGCCATCGCGGCGGCCGAGAAAGGCGACGGGACCGCGTTCGCCGCGATCCGCGCCGAGGCCGAGAACCCGGCGACCTCAGCGGCGTACCGCTCGATCCTGTGCATGGACATCGATCCCGGCGTCGACGGCTACGACGAACTGCGGGATCGGTTGGCGGACGCACGGAAGCGGTCGCCGCACATGGGCGGCACCTCGGAGTTCTGGAACATGACGGCGGGCTGCCTGAACTGGCCGGTGCCGCCGAGCAATCCGCAGGGCCCCATCGACATCGACGGGGTGCCGCCGACGCTGCTGGTCGGCAACACCGGCGACCCGGCGACGCCGGTGGAGTGGGCCGAGTCGTTGTCCCAGGGCATCGAGGACTCGCGAGTGCTGACCTACGACGGCACCGGGCACACCGCGTACCTGCGCTCCAAGTGCGTCACCGAGCGGGTGGACGACTACCTGGTGGACGCGAAGCTGCCGAAGCCCGGCGAGGTGTGCCGGGAGTAG
- a CDS encoding DNA-methyltransferase, with amino-acid sequence MTAIVMCADARALPLADESVDLIVTSPPYYGLRSYTNGGRHYDGQIGAEPTPAAYIDALIEATRDWLRVLKPVGSLWVNLGDAYVGGGRGGNLGGHLTGGSHTKTASTPHGTSKYPAKTLLGLPWRYAIRCLDDLGLILRAEVIWSKPNAMPESMTDRVRRSHETWLHFVQHQRYFAAIDGIREPASNYSRPNGAGRQARGGQKPRKMLDTCNPLGRLPGSVWEIATQPLHIPAELNITHHAAFPLEWPRRLIIAWCPPSGTVLDPFGGTGTTALVADVLGRTGISVDASADYCRLARWRTTDPNERARARRAPRPPQQLPGQMPLFELEDAK; translated from the coding sequence ATGACCGCCATAGTCATGTGCGCCGACGCCCGCGCCCTTCCGCTAGCCGACGAATCAGTGGACCTCATCGTGACCAGCCCGCCCTACTACGGACTGCGGTCATACACCAACGGAGGCCGTCACTACGACGGGCAAATCGGCGCCGAGCCAACACCTGCCGCCTACATCGACGCCCTGATCGAAGCCACCCGCGATTGGCTGCGCGTCCTCAAACCCGTCGGCAGTTTGTGGGTCAACCTCGGTGACGCCTACGTCGGCGGCGGCAGGGGCGGCAACCTCGGCGGCCACCTCACCGGAGGAAGCCACACCAAGACCGCAAGCACCCCACATGGGACCAGCAAGTACCCGGCGAAAACCCTGCTCGGCCTGCCATGGCGCTACGCGATTCGCTGCCTGGATGATCTGGGCCTGATCCTGCGCGCCGAGGTCATCTGGAGCAAACCCAACGCCATGCCCGAAAGCATGACCGACCGCGTCCGCCGATCACACGAAACCTGGCTCCACTTCGTCCAGCACCAGCGCTACTTCGCCGCTATCGACGGCATCCGCGAACCCGCCAGCAACTACTCCCGCCCCAACGGCGCCGGCCGCCAAGCCCGCGGCGGACAGAAACCCCGCAAGATGCTCGACACCTGCAACCCGTTGGGCCGCCTACCTGGATCGGTATGGGAGATCGCCACACAACCGCTTCACATCCCCGCCGAACTCAACATCACCCACCACGCCGCATTCCCCCTCGAATGGCCCCGGCGCCTCATCATCGCTTGGTGCCCACCCAGCGGCACAGTTCTGGATCCGTTCGGCGGCACCGGAACCACCGCACTCGTCGCTGACGTCCTCGGCCGCACCGGCATCAGCGTCGACGCCTCGGCCGACTACTGCCGCCTCGCACGGTGGCGCACCACCGACCCCAACGAACGAGCCCGCGCACGCCGCGCCCCCCGACCACCACAGCAGTTGCCGGGGCAGATGCCGCTCTTCGAACTGGAGGACGCGAAATGA
- a CDS encoding NUDIX domain-containing protein, protein MPSTTETISLTQALTSAANRAGRCRDCEPFYCDACGWEADVAFTADVVAFRDTTDGPEVLLITRKWAPFAGHLALPGGYVDPADATTVTNPADEVAVSAVAAAREAAEETRLNIIRDQLRHVGRYDATNRDPRGRRISNAFAIQFAANTTVAAGDDAATAEWVPLETALNQPMAFDHHHILTDAVRLLRRGVLDS, encoded by the coding sequence ATGCCGAGCACCACCGAAACGATTTCCCTCACCCAGGCCCTCACCAGTGCCGCGAACCGCGCTGGGCGCTGCCGCGACTGCGAACCGTTCTACTGCGACGCCTGCGGGTGGGAAGCTGACGTCGCGTTCACCGCCGACGTCGTAGCGTTTCGCGACACCACCGATGGCCCGGAGGTTCTGCTGATCACGCGTAAATGGGCGCCGTTCGCGGGACACCTGGCACTGCCAGGGGGATACGTTGACCCGGCCGACGCCACCACCGTCACGAACCCCGCCGACGAAGTGGCGGTCTCCGCAGTGGCCGCAGCCCGTGAGGCCGCCGAAGAGACCAGGCTGAACATCATTCGGGACCAGCTCCGTCACGTCGGCCGCTACGACGCGACCAACCGCGATCCCCGAGGCCGCCGTATCTCCAACGCCTTCGCCATCCAGTTTGCGGCAAACACCACCGTGGCCGCTGGCGACGACGCCGCCACCGCCGAGTGGGTCCCCCTTGAAACCGCGCTCAACCAGCCGATGGCATTCGACCACCATCACATCCTCACCGACGCTGTCCGCCTGCTTCGCCGCGGTGTACTCGACAGTTGA
- a CDS encoding DUF5131 family protein, which yields MSDRSSIEWTQATWNPVTGCDRVSAGCDNCYALTLAKRLKAMGSPKYQNDGDPRTSGPGFGVTVHPDSLQIPLGWAKPRTVFVNSMSDLFHAKVPVDFIAEVFDVIDATPQHTYQILTKRAKRAARFADRLDWPSNAWIGVSVEDPGQTGRIDALRDVPAAVRFVSAEPLLADLPDLNLEGIDWLIAGGESGRGARPVHPDWIRSLRDQCFETKVPFFFKQWGGRTPKAGGRELDGRTWDDMPRTDRSDELVTV from the coding sequence ATGTCGGATCGCAGCAGTATTGAATGGACACAAGCCACCTGGAACCCTGTCACTGGTTGCGATCGGGTCTCGGCCGGATGCGACAACTGCTACGCACTCACCCTCGCGAAACGGCTGAAAGCCATGGGAAGCCCGAAATACCAAAACGACGGCGACCCACGCACCTCCGGGCCCGGTTTCGGCGTCACCGTTCACCCGGATTCGTTGCAGATTCCGTTGGGCTGGGCCAAACCGCGCACCGTGTTCGTCAATTCGATGTCGGATCTGTTCCACGCAAAAGTGCCGGTCGACTTCATCGCCGAGGTCTTCGATGTCATCGACGCGACCCCGCAGCACACCTATCAGATCCTCACCAAACGCGCCAAACGCGCCGCACGCTTCGCTGACCGGCTGGACTGGCCTTCCAACGCCTGGATCGGAGTCAGCGTGGAGGATCCCGGCCAAACTGGCCGCATCGACGCCCTACGCGACGTACCCGCTGCTGTCCGGTTCGTTTCGGCCGAACCTCTTCTGGCGGACCTGCCCGATCTCAACTTGGAGGGCATCGACTGGCTGATCGCCGGGGGTGAATCCGGGCGCGGCGCCCGACCGGTCCATCCCGACTGGATACGGTCCCTGCGCGACCAGTGCTTCGAAACCAAGGTTCCGTTCTTCTTCAAACAGTGGGGGGGACGCACTCCCAAGGCCGGCGGACGCGAACTCGACGGACGCACCTGGGACGACATGCCCCGCACCGACAGGTCAGACGAGCTGGTCACCGTGTGA
- a CDS encoding DUF1761 domain-containing protein produces MEINWLATVLAIVAGMAVAMVWYGKVFLAIWQRLTGIAPEDSKKASRKNMVQLLIANSVTAVGLAFGEAIASKAFDDDTVWPALLVSFGAWLTFSATTLLQHNAFELKPPKLTLVNCAYQLVLFLAMALVIGLL; encoded by the coding sequence ATGGAGATCAACTGGCTGGCCACTGTGCTGGCCATCGTGGCCGGTATGGCCGTCGCGATGGTGTGGTACGGCAAGGTCTTTCTGGCCATCTGGCAGAGGCTGACCGGCATCGCCCCCGAAGACTCCAAAAAGGCCAGCCGAAAGAACATGGTCCAGCTCCTCATCGCCAACAGCGTCACGGCGGTCGGACTGGCCTTCGGTGAGGCGATCGCGTCGAAGGCTTTCGACGACGACACCGTGTGGCCAGCACTGCTGGTCAGCTTCGGGGCGTGGCTGACGTTCTCGGCGACCACCCTGCTCCAGCACAACGCCTTCGAACTGAAACCCCCGAAGCTGACCCTCGTCAACTGCGCCTATCAACTGGTGCTGTTCCTGGCCATGGCGCTGGTGATCGGGCTGTTGTAG
- the dnaB gene encoding replicative DNA helicase — MTSSEPIEAVPPHEQLAEQSVLGAMLYSANVIAELVPELTGHDFYDPKHQLVFAAICDMFAAGTPVDAVSIVDELNKRDELRRVGGAPYIHTLLRAAASAGSASYHALRIVKPKALQRRLIEAGIRIQQLGYRGGDGTADAAEQILFAATDTGQSGDVVSISELLVPALDRLEAVAEGKNDTGLPTGLPDMDKIIGGLKSGQLIVIAARPSMGKSVLATDIARHVSLKQRLGVLFVSLEMSKDEVTNRILAAEGGIDLGVFNGTKKPTDDDFAKASMAAARLAEADLCIDASADATVLEVRAKARRLAASNHRLGLVIVDYLQLMPSPRRADTREREVAEISRGLKLLAKDISCPVIAVAQLNRNVEARTDKRPMMSDLRESGALEADADIILLLHRDDYYDPESPRSGELDIHIAKNRNGRTDTITTAAQLHKARIVSIA; from the coding sequence ATGACTTCATCTGAGCCGATCGAGGCCGTGCCGCCGCACGAGCAGCTCGCCGAGCAGAGCGTGCTGGGGGCGATGCTGTACTCGGCCAACGTCATCGCCGAACTGGTCCCGGAACTGACCGGTCACGACTTCTACGACCCGAAACACCAGCTGGTGTTCGCCGCGATCTGCGACATGTTCGCCGCCGGGACTCCAGTGGACGCGGTGTCGATCGTCGACGAGCTGAACAAGCGAGACGAGCTGAGGCGCGTCGGCGGAGCCCCGTACATCCATACGCTGCTTCGCGCGGCCGCCTCGGCGGGTTCAGCGTCATACCACGCGCTGCGTATCGTCAAGCCGAAGGCGTTGCAGCGTCGGCTGATCGAAGCCGGGATCCGCATCCAGCAATTGGGGTACCGCGGGGGAGACGGTACCGCCGACGCCGCCGAGCAGATCCTGTTCGCCGCCACCGACACCGGGCAGTCCGGCGACGTCGTGTCCATTTCCGAGCTGCTGGTTCCCGCACTGGACCGGCTAGAGGCCGTCGCCGAGGGCAAGAACGACACCGGGCTGCCCACCGGTTTGCCCGATATGGACAAGATCATCGGCGGACTAAAGTCCGGACAGCTGATCGTGATCGCCGCCAGGCCATCCATGGGCAAGAGCGTGTTGGCCACCGACATCGCCCGCCACGTCAGCCTCAAGCAGCGCCTGGGCGTGCTGTTCGTGTCGCTGGAGATGAGCAAGGACGAGGTCACCAACCGGATTCTGGCCGCCGAGGGCGGGATCGATCTGGGGGTGTTCAACGGCACCAAGAAACCCACCGACGACGACTTCGCCAAGGCATCGATGGCCGCGGCTCGCCTGGCCGAAGCCGATTTGTGCATCGACGCTTCGGCCGACGCCACCGTCTTGGAGGTCCGCGCCAAGGCCCGTCGGCTCGCCGCCAGCAACCACCGCTTGGGACTGGTCATCGTCGACTACCTGCAACTGATGCCCTCGCCCCGGCGCGCCGACACCCGCGAACGTGAAGTCGCCGAAATCTCGCGCGGCCTGAAACTGCTGGCCAAGGACATCTCGTGCCCCGTCATCGCCGTCGCGCAGCTCAACCGCAATGTCGAAGCCCGCACTGACAAGCGCCCAATGATGTCCGACCTGCGCGAATCCGGCGCGCTGGAGGCCGACGCCGACATCATCTTGCTGCTGCACCGCGATGACTACTACGACCCCGAATCGCCGCGGTCCGGCGAGCTTGACATCCACATCGCCAAGAACCGCAACGGCCGCACCGACACCATCACGACCGCAGCCCAGCTCCACAAGGCACGCATCGTCTCGATCGCATAG
- a CDS encoding DUF6197 family protein, whose protein sequence is MTYQNPTIREVLNAAADLIEEHGLEKGHFVNNGRYDARGAIAKAIGLHVSPAILGGDMTRYSQVVLCFARHMGLADEFAISDWDSHPDRTPAQVVTALRAAANEAPND, encoded by the coding sequence GTGACCTACCAGAACCCGACCATCCGCGAGGTACTGAACGCCGCCGCCGACCTGATCGAAGAACATGGCCTGGAGAAGGGCCACTTCGTGAACAACGGCCGCTACGACGCGCGCGGCGCCATCGCCAAAGCCATCGGATTGCATGTCTCCCCGGCCATCCTCGGCGGAGACATGACGCGATACAGCCAGGTCGTGCTGTGCTTTGCCCGCCACATGGGTTTGGCAGACGAATTCGCGATCTCGGACTGGGACAGCCATCCCGACCGCACCCCCGCCCAGGTGGTCACCGCTTTGCGGGCCGCCGCAAACGAAGCTCCCAACGACTGA
- a CDS encoding DUF4326 domain-containing protein translates to MSITITQLHDLVAEVEASGPRRVQRCRTAGWRMPPNTVYVGRPSRFANPFPITGGNAKVAVAYFRNHLAARPDLAADIRAQLVGRNLACWCARFDTAGLRVLCHADMLLVVAKGWGLHDFI, encoded by the coding sequence TTGAGCATAACCATTACCCAGCTTCACGACCTGGTCGCCGAGGTGGAAGCGTCGGGACCACGGCGGGTACAGCGGTGCCGGACCGCTGGCTGGCGCATGCCGCCGAACACCGTCTATGTCGGGCGGCCCAGCAGATTCGCCAACCCGTTTCCCATCACCGGCGGGAATGCCAAGGTGGCGGTAGCGTACTTCCGCAACCACTTGGCCGCCCGACCGGACCTCGCGGCCGACATCCGCGCCCAGTTGGTCGGCCGGAACCTGGCGTGCTGGTGCGCGCGCTTCGACACGGCTGGTCTCCGGGTGCTGTGCCACGCGGACATGCTGCTGGTGGTCGCCAAAGGCTGGGGCCTGCATGACTTCATCTGA
- a CDS encoding DNA cytosine methyltransferase: protein MDWFCGAGGSSQGIDAVPGVEVTLAANHWQLALDSHAANFPHVDHKIGDIRKLPVQDWPIADGFWASPECKKFSSAQGVPQIWASDAPTLPGMEPETDEAAERSRALMWDVPKYLAGARRRGKPVRFGVVENVVEIARSPQWKPWKAAMRGEGYDLAVIAFNSMHAQGTESEACCQSRNRAYIPYWDASLGRAPDFDKWLRPRAWCPSCDEVVNAMQVFKKPGVELGLYGPQYVYRCPKTSCRGQQVEPTVLPAAAAIDWNIETPRIGDRPKTERKPEGLKPATIARIRAGIDRHWAPLLVPSGGTWRKNATRLADPMPARTTTDNDAIALPELVVPLEARAGNRIAPADEPIRTQTGRRETGLVLPPVMVTMRGGGSRTASTLPEADPMAAVSAGGNHHRLVQPPLLVPYYSNGTTRTIHDPIGALSTRDRYALVMRCINNRGTGAAMSTPVTEPARTFTATGRQALLTGGPILDIDEVRFRMLEPHEVAAAMAFRDDYIVLGSKRNKVRQYGNAVTPPVAELLISALVEAVTGDDLDRHNLTEAA from the coding sequence ATGGATTGGTTCTGTGGTGCAGGCGGCAGCAGCCAGGGAATTGATGCCGTGCCGGGCGTCGAGGTGACCCTGGCCGCGAACCACTGGCAGCTCGCGCTCGACTCGCACGCGGCCAACTTCCCGCACGTCGACCACAAGATCGGAGACATCCGGAAACTGCCGGTGCAAGACTGGCCAATCGCTGACGGATTCTGGGCCAGCCCCGAGTGCAAGAAGTTCTCCAGCGCTCAAGGTGTGCCGCAGATATGGGCTAGCGACGCCCCGACCCTGCCGGGCATGGAACCTGAGACCGACGAGGCCGCCGAGCGTAGCAGGGCCTTGATGTGGGACGTCCCGAAGTACCTGGCCGGTGCGCGCCGCCGCGGCAAGCCCGTGCGGTTCGGTGTGGTGGAAAACGTCGTCGAGATCGCCCGCTCCCCGCAATGGAAGCCGTGGAAGGCCGCCATGCGCGGCGAGGGCTACGACCTGGCCGTCATCGCGTTCAACTCGATGCACGCCCAAGGCACCGAGTCCGAGGCGTGCTGCCAGTCCCGCAACCGCGCCTACATTCCGTACTGGGACGCCAGCCTCGGCCGCGCCCCCGACTTCGACAAGTGGCTACGGCCCCGGGCGTGGTGCCCGTCCTGCGACGAAGTCGTGAACGCCATGCAGGTGTTCAAGAAGCCCGGTGTCGAGCTGGGACTGTACGGCCCGCAGTACGTGTACCGCTGCCCCAAGACCTCGTGCCGCGGTCAACAGGTCGAGCCGACGGTCCTTCCGGCCGCTGCGGCGATCGACTGGAACATCGAAACACCGCGCATCGGCGACCGCCCCAAGACCGAGAGGAAGCCCGAGGGATTGAAACCGGCGACCATCGCGCGCATCCGTGCCGGGATCGACCGGCACTGGGCGCCGCTGCTGGTGCCCTCGGGCGGCACCTGGCGCAAGAACGCGACCCGGCTGGCCGACCCGATGCCCGCGCGCACCACGACGGACAACGACGCCATCGCGCTACCGGAACTGGTGGTACCGCTGGAGGCCCGCGCCGGGAACCGGATCGCCCCGGCCGACGAACCGATCCGCACTCAGACCGGCCGCCGCGAAACCGGCCTAGTGCTGCCCCCGGTCATGGTGACGATGCGCGGCGGCGGATCCCGTACTGCCTCCACACTGCCCGAGGCCGACCCGATGGCCGCAGTCAGCGCCGGCGGCAACCACCACAGGCTCGTACAGCCGCCGCTGCTCGTGCCGTACTACAGCAACGGCACCACCCGCACCATCCATGACCCGATCGGTGCACTGTCCACCCGCGACCGCTACGCCCTGGTGATGCGCTGCATCAACAACCGCGGCACCGGCGCGGCCATGTCCACACCGGTCACCGAACCGGCGCGGACCTTCACCGCCACGGGACGGCAGGCACTGCTGACCGGCGGCCCGATCCTGGACATCGACGAGGTCAGATTCAGGATGCTGGAGCCCCACGAGGTCGCTGCGGCAATGGCCTTCCGGGACGACTACATCGTCCTCGGGTCCAAACGCAACAAAGTGCGCCAGTACGGCAACGCCGTCACCCCGCCCGTCGCTGAATTGCTGATCTCCGCGCTCGTCGAAGCCGTCACCGGCGACGACCTCGACCGACACAACCTGACGGAGGCCGCATGA